A genomic window from Luteolibacter sp. LG18 includes:
- a CDS encoding sigma-70 family RNA polymerase sigma factor, with amino-acid sequence MSRRNQRRSGPCQANGAINGSFSHPCSAVLAFLRKIICPYLPTTGCILLNRMKTTDTALLKLFAREQEEAAFTELARRYSSLIFHTALRRTGSHALAEEVSQKVLCALARKAAELALTTDDRGLGPWLHRATSLEASKAIRTESSQQRRRHLQHPDDMPATTSGTSLWDDALPHLDLALDRLGESDRSVLILHYFRRMTFREIAASTGRSVDAVQKQSVRALDKLSGLLRARGVVLSVAGLTAGLAAESAKAVPTAFISTFASQASTILPANPILVMLSTKTKILVTAVVILCAIPLVSQQLAISRATRHSTALPSMQVTFGDPLATLATGSSRQRSSRPAASPSTSSAISDQCDWKTLMDETFNDKLSPTDRAALRAKLEAMSPTDRARVMREAAGAELTLSQKSGFLAGISHSLIETDPGLVCPIVMDAFKGEPSFDHLFDNALGNEAYKEWLKQNPAAAQAWYERLKQERDQGGWGPKELVDSIQIPLFETLVRTNPDAARAMLAAEASAESKDHLMHGAFLSYIGEGEKANEERAGSGSAAAAAIYLQYLREQPVDSGDQQSMFNKMITNFADEGNHDALQAWLSLPNLTPEEKQTIGTLVALNSIHYPDKAPAMEALLKKAMPQDADHLLQQARESGK; translated from the coding sequence GTGTCAAGGAGGAATCAACGAAGAAGCGGGCCATGTCAGGCTAATGGAGCGATCAATGGCAGCTTTTCCCATCCGTGTTCCGCCGTCCTCGCATTTCTCCGCAAAATAATTTGTCCGTATCTACCGACCACCGGGTGTATTTTGTTAAACCGGATGAAGACCACGGACACCGCCCTCCTGAAGTTGTTCGCACGGGAGCAAGAGGAAGCAGCGTTCACCGAACTGGCGCGGCGCTACAGCAGCCTCATCTTCCACACGGCGCTACGCCGAACCGGCAGCCATGCTCTCGCTGAAGAGGTTTCGCAAAAAGTGCTCTGCGCACTCGCACGCAAGGCAGCCGAACTGGCCCTCACCACCGACGACCGCGGCCTCGGCCCCTGGCTCCACCGGGCCACCAGCCTGGAGGCCTCCAAGGCTATCCGAACGGAATCCTCCCAGCAACGCCGAAGGCACCTCCAGCACCCCGACGACATGCCCGCCACCACTTCCGGAACCTCCCTTTGGGACGACGCACTGCCGCATCTCGATCTCGCTCTCGACCGGCTCGGCGAAAGCGACCGCAGCGTGCTGATTCTCCACTATTTCCGTCGGATGACCTTCCGCGAGATCGCTGCCTCCACCGGGCGGTCAGTCGACGCCGTCCAAAAACAATCCGTCCGCGCGCTCGACAAGCTGTCCGGCCTCCTCCGCGCCCGCGGTGTTGTCCTCTCCGTCGCCGGCCTCACCGCCGGCCTCGCCGCGGAATCCGCGAAGGCCGTACCCACGGCCTTCATCTCCACCTTCGCCTCTCAGGCCTCCACCATACTTCCAGCCAACCCCATCCTCGTCATGCTCTCCACCAAGACCAAAATCCTCGTGACCGCCGTCGTGATTCTCTGTGCGATCCCATTGGTCTCTCAGCAGCTCGCCATCTCCCGTGCCACCCGGCATTCCACCGCTCTGCCGAGCATGCAGGTCACCTTCGGAGATCCGCTTGCCACTCTCGCCACAGGCTCCTCCCGCCAGCGATCCTCCCGCCCCGCGGCTTCCCCATCCACCTCTTCGGCCATCTCCGACCAATGCGATTGGAAGACCCTGATGGACGAGACCTTCAATGACAAACTGAGCCCCACCGACCGAGCTGCTCTCCGCGCGAAACTCGAAGCCATGTCACCCACCGACCGCGCCCGGGTGATGCGGGAAGCCGCCGGGGCGGAGCTGACCCTCTCGCAGAAATCCGGGTTCCTGGCTGGGATCAGCCATTCCCTGATAGAAACCGATCCCGGGCTCGTCTGCCCTATCGTCATGGACGCGTTCAAAGGGGAGCCCTCCTTCGACCACCTGTTCGATAACGCACTCGGCAATGAGGCTTACAAAGAATGGCTCAAGCAGAACCCCGCCGCCGCCCAAGCTTGGTATGAACGCCTGAAACAAGAAAGGGACCAAGGTGGATGGGGCCCCAAAGAGCTGGTCGACTCCATCCAAATCCCGCTATTTGAGACGCTGGTCCGAACCAATCCCGATGCCGCGCGGGCCATGCTCGCCGCGGAGGCCTCCGCCGAGTCGAAGGACCATCTCATGCACGGTGCCTTCCTTTCCTACATAGGCGAAGGCGAAAAGGCAAACGAAGAGCGTGCGGGTTCCGGAAGCGCCGCCGCAGCCGCCATCTATCTTCAATACCTGCGGGAGCAGCCGGTCGATTCCGGCGATCAGCAGAGCATGTTCAACAAGATGATCACCAATTTCGCGGACGAGGGCAACCACGATGCCCTCCAGGCTTGGTTATCCCTTCCAAACCTCACACCGGAAGAGAAGCAGACCATCGGCACCCTGGTCGCGCTCAACAGCATTCACTATCCGGACAAAGCGCCCGCCATGGAAGCCTTGCTGAAGAAAGCCATGCCTCAGGACGCCGACCACCTCCTCCAGCAGGCACGTGAGTCCGGGAAATAA
- a CDS encoding barstar family protein: protein MKTRQALMDEFAAAFQFFEGFGENWLALGDCLSYLDEWLPADGYVVVIERTEDLLGEEEDEQSVALLKTLDDAGKWWSQAITDNGRHNRPAIPFHALLHVTDGANNGLERIEELAQKAGVAVRRE from the coding sequence ATGAAAACACGCCAAGCCCTGATGGATGAGTTCGCGGCGGCGTTCCAGTTCTTCGAGGGGTTCGGTGAGAACTGGCTCGCACTGGGCGACTGCCTTTCCTACCTCGACGAGTGGCTGCCCGCGGATGGTTACGTGGTGGTCATCGAGCGGACGGAAGATCTGTTAGGCGAGGAGGAGGATGAGCAGTCGGTGGCCTTGTTGAAGACGCTCGATGACGCCGGGAAGTGGTGGTCGCAAGCCATCACGGACAACGGCCGCCACAACCGCCCGGCGATTCCGTTCCACGCGCTGCTGCATGTGACCGATGGGGCAAACAACGGACTGGAGAGAATCGAGGAACTAGCGCAAAAGGCAGGCGTGGCGGTGCGGAGGGAATGA
- a CDS encoding polysaccharide lyase, which translates to MLKIFTFILAVFTLPLNAAPKAKDVFNLDQKIVFQDDFQSGSITRWGISEDDRYNLATNTPARLDVVDAPGLAGKKAVRFFVPRAPNSFRAELSLPHEQGFQERWYAGRILVPKDWVIERHAKGNDIVLQWHAIPGKGKATYPNLEISVGEDSWFVRRSYGTALEKPTRTNDKLADPIQPGTWVSWVIHAKWSPREDGLIQIWKDGKVVYDKTGPNVYGDIGVEYTPYLKTGIYHPEWHLDTDRKRSQFESDKPDATSKTIYGTDYRIADGKATYEDVAPK; encoded by the coding sequence ATGCTCAAGATCTTCACCTTCATTCTCGCGGTGTTTACGCTGCCGTTGAACGCCGCGCCAAAGGCCAAGGACGTCTTCAATCTCGACCAGAAGATCGTCTTCCAGGACGACTTCCAATCCGGCTCCATCACCCGCTGGGGCATTTCGGAGGACGATCGCTACAATCTGGCGACGAATACCCCGGCCCGGCTCGATGTCGTGGATGCGCCCGGGTTGGCGGGCAAGAAGGCCGTCCGCTTTTTCGTTCCGCGCGCCCCGAACTCCTTCCGCGCCGAGCTCTCGCTGCCGCATGAGCAGGGCTTTCAGGAGCGTTGGTATGCGGGCCGCATTCTCGTCCCGAAGGACTGGGTCATCGAACGCCATGCGAAGGGCAATGACATCGTCCTGCAGTGGCACGCCATCCCGGGGAAGGGCAAGGCGACCTATCCGAATCTGGAAATATCCGTCGGCGAGGACTCCTGGTTCGTTCGCCGCAGCTACGGCACCGCGCTGGAAAAGCCGACCCGCACCAATGACAAGCTCGCCGATCCGATCCAGCCCGGCACCTGGGTTTCGTGGGTGATCCACGCCAAGTGGTCGCCGCGCGAGGACGGGCTCATCCAGATCTGGAAGGACGGCAAGGTCGTCTATGACAAGACCGGGCCGAACGTCTATGGAGACATCGGCGTGGAATACACCCCGTACCTCAAGACCGGCATCTACCACCCTGAGTGGCACCTCGACACCGACCGCAAGCGCTCACAGTTCGAGTCCGACAAGCCCGACGCTACTTCGAAGACGATCTACGGCACGGACTACCGGATCGCGGACGGCAAGGCTACCTACGAGGATGTGGCTCCGAAGTGA
- a CDS encoding type 1 glutamine amidotransferase domain-containing protein, giving the protein MTSPTPPSPSIPVTRMQQLMTPSPVPSISTELLTTADGELNRELNSFLYDPPSDPRLLAGKRIAICCTNGVEEVEILGAQVWLKEHGAEVHVVSPRIGEFHPTLGLRFPPLAATHVLAIRLMENAGWIAIDRYMDEARVGDYDAVILPGGCWNPDALRTDEHARAFVRGMHAAGKPTCAICHGQWVMVSAGILKGRKATAVWNIHTDLENAGAIVSDEPCVIDGNLITARFPYDLPRMVHAMVEQLVPSA; this is encoded by the coding sequence ATGACCTCTCCCACCCCTCCGTCGCCCTCGATTCCCGTCACCCGGATGCAGCAGCTCATGACGCCCTCGCCGGTGCCGTCCATCTCCACCGAACTGCTGACCACCGCCGATGGCGAGCTCAACCGCGAGTTGAACTCCTTCCTCTACGATCCGCCTTCCGATCCCCGGCTGCTGGCGGGCAAGCGCATCGCCATCTGCTGCACCAACGGCGTCGAGGAAGTCGAGATCCTCGGGGCCCAGGTCTGGCTGAAGGAACACGGCGCGGAGGTTCACGTCGTTTCACCCCGCATCGGTGAATTCCATCCCACGCTCGGCCTGCGTTTCCCGCCGCTCGCCGCCACCCACGTGTTGGCCATCCGCCTGATGGAGAACGCCGGCTGGATCGCGATCGACCGCTACATGGACGAGGCCAGGGTGGGGGATTACGACGCCGTCATTCTCCCCGGCGGCTGTTGGAACCCGGATGCCCTGCGCACCGACGAGCACGCCCGCGCCTTCGTCCGCGGGATGCACGCCGCGGGCAAGCCGACCTGCGCCATCTGCCACGGCCAATGGGTCATGGTCAGCGCCGGCATCCTCAAGGGCAGGAAAGCCACCGCCGTCTGGAACATCCACACCGACCTTGAGAACGCCGGTGCCATCGTCTCCGACGAACCCTGCGTGATCGACGGCAACCTCATCACCGCCCGTTTCCCCTACGACCTCCCGCGCATGGTCCACGCGATGGTGGAGCAGCTTGTGCCATCCGCCTGA
- a CDS encoding alkaline phosphatase D family protein, whose amino-acid sequence MNDPASPNRRRFLKTSLGMLSMPALLPSAEAAINPKGAPVPEEIGPVLGHIDEHRICCFVRPKQPGKVTLVVKDGSGKTIARQEATADPARDLCTHFRLENLKPDTVYTGQFLNAEGQPLFADSDFRTRTAKPPAMGQKAVLAMGSCLSSTSFDGLWKQVGEQRPDAFCLLGDTPYIDSNDLAKNRTARRVMWGTLPSLGLLAKRIPFWNTWDDHDFGKNDSDGLMPLKENIRQAFLEYNALASYGEDDKGIYTSFRRGPMEVWLIDDRWFSQTDVSWADPAQRTCIGRKQWDWLQRTLKASTAPFKILCTGMTWYPKGGKEKDHWETYSSEREAIYSFIKDQKIPGVVLVSGDIHVSRHHDYGKERLGYPLHECVVSPMHDSVIPSLDVPHAARVWSKPEPNVFMTLAADERTLEATWFNMAGTKLHGFKVGAAELRA is encoded by the coding sequence ATGAACGATCCCGCCTCCCCGAACCGCCGTCGTTTCTTGAAGACCTCGCTCGGCATGCTGTCGATGCCCGCGTTGCTCCCGTCCGCGGAAGCCGCGATCAACCCAAAGGGTGCGCCCGTGCCCGAGGAGATCGGGCCGGTGTTGGGGCACATCGATGAACACCGCATCTGCTGTTTCGTGCGTCCGAAACAACCCGGCAAGGTGACGCTGGTGGTGAAGGATGGCAGCGGCAAGACCATCGCCCGGCAGGAAGCCACCGCCGACCCGGCGCGCGACCTGTGCACGCATTTCCGTTTGGAAAACCTGAAACCGGACACGGTCTATACCGGCCAATTTCTCAATGCCGAGGGGCAGCCGCTGTTCGCGGACTCCGATTTCCGCACCCGCACGGCGAAACCGCCAGCGATGGGACAAAAGGCCGTGCTGGCGATGGGCTCGTGCCTCTCCAGTACCTCCTTCGACGGGCTCTGGAAGCAGGTCGGCGAACAACGACCGGATGCCTTCTGCCTTCTCGGGGACACGCCGTACATCGATTCGAACGACCTCGCGAAGAACCGCACGGCACGGCGCGTGATGTGGGGCACCCTGCCTTCGCTGGGACTGCTGGCGAAGCGCATCCCCTTCTGGAACACGTGGGACGACCACGACTTCGGCAAGAACGATTCCGACGGCCTGATGCCGCTCAAGGAAAACATCCGGCAGGCGTTTCTCGAATACAACGCGCTCGCCTCCTATGGCGAGGACGACAAAGGCATTTACACGAGCTTCCGCCGCGGGCCGATGGAGGTGTGGTTGATCGATGACCGGTGGTTCTCGCAGACCGATGTCTCATGGGCGGATCCGGCACAGCGGACGTGCATCGGCCGGAAGCAGTGGGACTGGCTGCAGCGGACGCTGAAGGCCTCCACCGCGCCTTTCAAGATCCTGTGCACCGGCATGACCTGGTATCCGAAGGGCGGCAAGGAGAAGGACCACTGGGAAACCTACTCCTCCGAGCGCGAGGCGATCTACTCCTTCATCAAGGATCAAAAAATCCCCGGCGTGGTGCTGGTCTCCGGCGACATCCACGTGAGCCGCCATCATGATTACGGAAAGGAACGGCTCGGCTATCCGCTGCACGAGTGCGTCGTCTCGCCGATGCATGACTCGGTGATCCCGTCCCTCGACGTGCCCCATGCCGCGCGGGTGTGGAGCAAGCCGGAACCGAACGTTTTCATGACCCTCGCGGCGGATGAAAGGACCCTGGAGGCTACGTGGTTCAACATGGCCGGGACGAAGCTCCACGGTTTCAAGGTGGGCGCGGCGGAGTTGCGGGCTTGA
- a CDS encoding carboxy terminal-processing peptidase: MKIQSACRRVLLAVAFSSIPLVTRAAPADLGEIGKHEAIAIQNSHFSRLPYGAGTSQRMLAQYLDQLDPTHFYFLQSDVEGFRAGCGNDLLSLLITCKGPKTALAIHRIYQQRVAASGERAKQLLAENRFDFTTAESIQTDRRTAPWPRDAREADELLRLKLKDALLDEMLRAERKAKAAPAVPSADRATPVEIVALRYRRLVEKVAKTDDTEAAYAFFNAMARAQDPHSDYMSASKADGFGNTLRNEMVGIGVTLESVDDGSTRVAGILIGGPADQSGVLQPGDRIVGLEDGDNGMTDVLHMTSSEVASLLAGGEGTRVRLRVYPAGTSDLRDMVIARGRVKLKSEEASAGVVGISLPNQPGHRLGWIELPGFYVDIPSGRTACANDVQRLLQRLVASKIDGLVLDLRGNGGGSVDEARRIAGFFTGTGPVLQEKDTYGKVSTLSSGQKAIYPGPLVVLVDRQSASAAEILAGALQDYRRAVVVGDRGTYGKGTVQETIELAPLMPFFVKRDQVGVMKLTTKRFYLPSGASSQLDGIASDIALPGRFDAAEVGERFLPHAFQRDRVRPAPGFTPLSADGLFLPRLRELSKQRTDPSKDFAELREDIALAAARRGQPTRSLQIDSRRQELAEAALRKEERDAARALRFKAQQEVDARTLTFQRLTLDDLARGTGLRSYDPAKASEEFVRVAAPSSTPTWPGALEPAKREALLVLNDLVTCSEGSDLAENRKTPVEIH; this comes from the coding sequence ATGAAGATCCAGAGTGCCTGCCGGCGTGTTTTGCTCGCCGTCGCCTTCTCCTCGATTCCGCTGGTCACCCGCGCGGCCCCGGCCGACCTCGGGGAGATCGGCAAGCATGAGGCCATCGCGATCCAGAACTCGCACTTCTCGCGGCTTCCTTACGGGGCCGGGACCAGCCAACGAATGCTGGCCCAGTATCTAGATCAGCTCGATCCGACCCACTTCTACTTCCTCCAGAGCGATGTCGAGGGCTTCCGGGCAGGCTGTGGAAACGACCTCCTTTCCTTGCTGATCACCTGCAAGGGGCCGAAGACGGCCCTCGCCATCCACCGGATCTATCAGCAACGCGTCGCCGCCAGCGGGGAACGGGCGAAACAGCTCCTCGCGGAGAACCGTTTCGATTTCACCACCGCTGAATCCATCCAGACCGACCGCCGCACGGCCCCATGGCCGCGCGATGCCAGGGAGGCCGATGAGTTGCTGCGGCTGAAGCTCAAGGACGCTTTGCTTGATGAAATGCTGCGCGCGGAACGGAAGGCCAAGGCCGCGCCCGCGGTGCCATCCGCCGACCGGGCCACGCCCGTGGAGATCGTCGCGCTCCGTTACCGCCGCCTCGTCGAGAAGGTCGCGAAGACCGATGACACCGAGGCCGCCTACGCCTTCTTCAACGCCATGGCGCGGGCCCAGGATCCGCATTCCGACTACATGAGTGCCAGCAAGGCCGATGGTTTCGGCAACACCCTGCGCAATGAAATGGTCGGTATTGGCGTCACCCTGGAGTCCGTCGACGACGGTTCCACCCGGGTCGCTGGCATCCTCATCGGCGGTCCCGCCGATCAATCGGGCGTGCTCCAGCCCGGCGACCGCATCGTGGGCCTGGAGGATGGGGACAATGGCATGACCGATGTCTTGCACATGACCTCCTCGGAGGTCGCCTCGCTGCTCGCGGGCGGGGAGGGGACGCGCGTGCGTTTGCGGGTCTATCCCGCCGGAACCTCGGATCTCCGGGACATGGTCATCGCCCGCGGCCGGGTGAAGCTGAAGTCCGAGGAAGCCAGCGCGGGTGTCGTGGGCATCAGCTTGCCGAACCAACCCGGCCACCGCCTCGGCTGGATCGAGCTGCCCGGTTTCTACGTCGATATCCCGAGCGGACGCACCGCCTGCGCCAACGACGTCCAGAGGCTGCTCCAGCGCCTCGTGGCCAGCAAGATCGACGGCCTGGTCCTCGACCTCCGCGGCAATGGCGGTGGCTCGGTCGACGAAGCCCGCCGCATCGCCGGGTTCTTCACCGGCACCGGTCCGGTGCTTCAGGAAAAGGACACTTACGGGAAAGTTAGTACCTTGTCCTCCGGGCAGAAAGCCATCTACCCGGGGCCGTTGGTCGTCCTCGTCGATCGCCAGAGCGCCTCCGCCGCCGAGATCCTCGCCGGAGCGCTCCAGGACTACCGTCGCGCGGTGGTCGTCGGCGATCGCGGCACGTATGGAAAGGGCACGGTGCAGGAGACCATCGAGCTCGCGCCGCTGATGCCCTTCTTCGTCAAGCGTGACCAGGTGGGCGTGATGAAGCTCACCACGAAACGTTTCTACCTGCCCTCCGGCGCGTCCAGCCAGCTTGATGGCATCGCCTCGGACATCGCGTTGCCCGGGCGCTTCGATGCGGCGGAGGTGGGCGAGCGGTTCCTGCCGCATGCCTTCCAGCGCGACCGCGTCCGGCCCGCGCCGGGTTTCACCCCGCTGTCCGCGGATGGTTTGTTCCTGCCGCGCCTTCGGGAGCTGAGCAAGCAGCGCACCGACCCCAGCAAGGACTTCGCCGAACTCCGCGAGGACATCGCCCTCGCCGCCGCGCGCCGTGGCCAGCCGACCCGCTCGCTGCAGATCGATTCCCGCCGCCAGGAGCTTGCCGAGGCCGCGCTCCGGAAGGAGGAACGCGATGCCGCGCGCGCCCTTCGTTTCAAAGCCCAGCAGGAGGTTGATGCACGCACGCTGACCTTCCAGCGGCTGACCCTTGATGATCTCGCCCGCGGCACCGGCCTGCGCTCCTACGATCCTGCGAAGGCCTCCGAGGAGTTTGTCCGCGTCGCGGCCCCATCGTCCACGCCGACCTGGCCCGGTGCCCTCGAGCCCGCGAAGCGCGAGGCCCTGCTGGTGCTGAACGATCTCGTGACGTGCAGCGAAGGTTCCGATCTCGCCGAAAACCGGAAGACTCCCGTCGAGATCCATTGA
- a CDS encoding 4-alpha-glucanotransferase, which produces MTTAPRRSAGILLPAFSPRRPGDLGIGDTRALREWIDWAADHGVGFLQLLPIQETGADDSPYNAISSVALEPAYLSFDPQDVPWVTPEEVAAVRAEMGGAAEAPLVDYRAVRKAKRALLEKAWARFQEQEDWEEFGDFSAAEAGWLLPYANFRWLMEQNHGTETWDLWPEAFNDPKRALATLGTAFELDREAVTERLSFFKWIQWLCFRQWRAVRAHADARGVKLMGDIPIGVSWYSADVFFGQADFDLGWCGGAPPERVFKHDRFIRKWGQNWGIPLYRWDKMTDEDFPWWRQRVAKLTSIFHIFRIDHVLGFYRIYSFPWRPQRNAEFLDLTEEEAELKTGGLLPGWAPRPDDTPENQAANRADGDLRLRMVIEAAGAGEVVGEDLGCVPEYVRPHLSSIGIAGFRIPHWDFDEDGHVIPKEELPECSFATYATHDHDTLAGMWESLRHDVASPSSDPDYVATATGYLSRMAEFADLPCIGGVWPPYSDAIQWRLIKSLFSSTSRYAAIMITDLTAMTERFNRPGTVGGDNWRLRLPWHPSGALASPVLEAASAKLRQLIQLSGR; this is translated from the coding sequence ATGACCACCGCGCCCCGACGTTCCGCCGGCATCCTGCTGCCAGCCTTTTCCCCGCGTCGCCCGGGCGATCTCGGCATCGGCGACACCCGCGCGCTCCGCGAGTGGATCGATTGGGCGGCGGACCACGGGGTCGGCTTCCTCCAGCTCCTGCCGATCCAGGAAACCGGGGCCGATGACAGCCCCTACAACGCCATCTCGTCCGTGGCGCTGGAACCCGCCTATCTCAGCTTCGATCCGCAGGACGTGCCGTGGGTGACGCCGGAGGAGGTGGCCGCGGTCCGCGCGGAAATGGGTGGGGCGGCCGAGGCTCCGCTGGTCGACTACCGCGCCGTCCGCAAGGCCAAGCGGGCGTTGTTGGAAAAAGCATGGGCCCGCTTTCAGGAGCAAGAGGACTGGGAGGAATTCGGCGATTTCTCCGCAGCCGAGGCCGGGTGGCTGCTGCCTTACGCGAATTTCCGATGGCTGATGGAGCAGAACCACGGCACCGAAACGTGGGATCTGTGGCCGGAAGCCTTCAATGATCCGAAGCGGGCGCTCGCCACCTTGGGCACGGCCTTTGAGTTGGATCGCGAGGCCGTCACCGAGCGCCTGTCGTTTTTCAAGTGGATCCAGTGGCTGTGTTTCCGCCAATGGCGGGCCGTCCGAGCCCACGCCGATGCCCGTGGCGTGAAATTGATGGGGGATATCCCGATCGGCGTGAGCTGGTATTCCGCCGATGTGTTTTTTGGCCAGGCCGACTTCGACCTCGGCTGGTGCGGCGGTGCTCCGCCGGAGCGTGTGTTCAAGCACGACCGCTTCATCCGGAAGTGGGGCCAGAACTGGGGCATCCCGCTTTACCGTTGGGACAAGATGACGGACGAGGATTTCCCGTGGTGGCGGCAGCGCGTCGCGAAGCTCACTTCGATTTTCCACATCTTCCGCATCGATCACGTTCTCGGCTTCTACCGGATCTACTCGTTCCCATGGCGGCCGCAGCGGAACGCCGAGTTCCTCGATCTCACCGAGGAAGAGGCGGAGTTGAAAACCGGCGGCCTGCTGCCCGGTTGGGCGCCGCGCCCCGATGACACGCCGGAAAACCAAGCTGCGAACCGCGCCGATGGCGACCTCCGCCTGCGCATGGTGATCGAGGCCGCCGGGGCAGGGGAGGTCGTCGGCGAGGACCTCGGCTGCGTGCCCGAATACGTCCGGCCGCATCTCTCGTCCATCGGCATCGCCGGGTTCCGCATCCCGCATTGGGACTTCGATGAAGACGGCCACGTCATCCCGAAGGAGGAGCTGCCCGAGTGCAGCTTCGCCACGTACGCCACGCACGATCACGACACGCTCGCGGGCATGTGGGAATCGCTGCGCCATGACGTGGCCTCGCCCAGCAGCGATCCGGATTACGTCGCGACCGCCACTGGCTATCTCAGCCGCATGGCGGAGTTCGCGGATCTCCCGTGCATTGGCGGAGTGTGGCCGCCCTATTCGGATGCCATTCAATGGCGTCTCATCAAGAGCCTCTTCAGCTCCACCTCCCGCTATGCCGCAATCATGATCACGGACCTCACGGCGATGACCGAGCGCTTCAATCGCCCGGGAACGGTGGGTGGTGACAACTGGCGGTTGCGTCTGCCGTGGCATCCCAGCGGTGCCCTGGCATCGCCGGTTCTGGAGGCGGCATCCGCGAAGCTCCGGCAACTCATCCAGCTCAGCGGTCGGTGA